GGGTAATCTTACTTTTTACTAAGATTTTTgcactcaaatattttttttatccaaacgCTAGTGACTAAACTGCTTGCCCGTTTCAGCACTGGATCTGCACCCTGTCTAGCAGTGTTGTTTTGTCTCCCTGCAGTCGGACGTGATCCACCAGAGTGTGTTTGAGCTCATCCACACTGACGATCGAGCCTTGTTCAGAGAGCAGCTCCACTTCGCCCTGAACCCTCGGCCCGTTGAGATGGATGCGGAACGTAAGTGCAGTTGAACTGGGAGGAACGTGTAGGAACTTATGGGAGACATACGTGTTTAATCGTCTGTCCTCTGGGGGGATAGAAAGTTTAGAGGTTCTCCTTCCAGGAATGAAAGGGTTTTGTTCACGTTAGCGGTTGaggagaaagcctcttctcttctcaaaattagtttttttttttagtttttgggttCTCCTGgtgacaaaagcaaaagagaaatcacatttttctaCTGAACATGGTTTGACGGCATTATTACAAGGTAAACTTTCGCCTTTTCAGTTTCACAAAGCTGCAGTAACGCAGTGACGTACAACCCCGATCAGCTTCCCCCGGACAACTCGTCCTTCCTGGAGCGGAGCTTCGTCTGCCGCTTTCGCTGTCTCCTGGACAACTCCTCTGGATTCCTGGTGAGTCGGAAATCGGTtcggaaaaaaacaaagttcaaagaagaaaatgggaaaagggaaaaaaacaaaacaaaacaggatttgtTGCATCTGCTTTTCTCAAATAGGCTCTGAAGTTCCAGGGGCGACTCAAGTATCTCCACGGGCAAAATCTTTCGAGGGACAACGGGGCGTCCAACAAGATCCAGCTGGCACTGTTTGCGGTGGCGGTACCCGTCCAGCCTCCGTCCATTGTGGAGATCAGAGCCAAACTGCTCCTCTTTCAAACCAAACACAAGCTGGACTTCACACCCACAGGCGTCAACGACAGGTGCTGCGTGTGCTTCAGTTTAAAATGGCTTTATTCTGTCTTAAATTTTGCCCAACTCACTGTCGAAAAGCACCAAAGAGCTGTGGAAAACAAGACGCAAAGGAAGGAGTTTTGTTTGACGAGAAACCGAACTGTCTTTTGGGCGATTTTGGGTTTCTCAGCAGCGGTAACTCCATGTTGCCTGTTCGTCCTTCTCCAGGGGGAAGATCATTCTGGGCTATTCGGAGACTGAGCTGTGCATGAAAGGCTCCGGCTACCAGTTCATCCACGCTGCTGATATGATGTACTGCGCCGACAACCACATCCGCAGTACGTTTGCACCTCACACACATTAAACACCGCTCACACATCGAATGGAGATCCAGCAGCAATAAAAGCTGACACTCGCACAAATACAGtcaaaatgaatcatttataaTTAATCGTTTGAAAGGGAGCATTGTATGTGTAGGCAAGTATTTCTGGGAATATTTAGCCTAAGAAATTCCAACACGACATTGCCTCAGTGCACAGATCAAGGGCTATAAAGCGACGTTTGATGGATTTGGTTTAGAAAAACTAGCCCTGACCTCTGGAAGCTGTTCTGGCTGGAGAAGCGGACCAAACGCCATACAGCCAGTGTTGGGTCAGGTGATCAGGTTTGTGAGCCGATTGCACTGTTACACATCTACCATTTACACAAAAAGTCACACAAAAACTGATGAATAAATGTTACTGATGAGAACAATAAAACTTAGATAGAATGGTGAGCAAACGctgccctctttggagctcgaAAGCTGGACTTTACAAGTCTGAACTGGCATTCCGATAACTCTTCTTGTTTTCACTTCACACTTTTTATGCAACTCATAAATGTCAGCATTCTGTCAGCTTATACCATTACAAAGGAAGTCTCAAATTCTTattgggctttagagaagaaagtgaatttatatatatatgtaggtATTTTCtagttcttgtcttttttattgtttaagcaGTTTCTGCGCctgttttttccaaaacatAATGTCCACAttattgacttgtttttgtttgtgtcttttttcttgCCTGTGACAGTGATTAAAACGGGAGAGAGCGGTCTGACTGTGTTCCGACTCCTCAGCAAGTCCAACGGCTGGGTGTGGGTGAAGGCCAACGCCAAGCTGATCTACAAAGACAGACGGCCCGAGTTCATCATATCGTACCAGAAAGCGATATCGTGAGTGGCCGAGGCTAAGAGCAGATACTGAGGTCCGTTGTTGGTGTCGCTGATGTTGATGCCGCCGCCGCCTCTGTTTCAGGAACGCCGAGGGGGAGGAGTACCTGCGTCAGCGGAGGCTGCAGCTGCCCTTCAGCTGCTCCACGGGAGAGGCCATCCTCTACAACACGGGCCCCACCGTGGACGTCTCCCAGTTTCAGttcaacaaaatgttcagcAGCAAAGATGCAAAGAAGGATGTGGCCCCCGGCTCTCTGCTGGACTGCTTCCTGAGACAGGACGAAAACATTTACGCCCAAACGCCAGATCCCTCCCTACCTGTGGACCAGTTGGATCCCCCCCTACCTGTGGACCTGGTGTTCAAGGACAGCCACGCCCTGGTCAGCGTTTCCAGCGACATGTGGCAGGAAAACAGGGCTTCGACCTCCACGGGTGAGCCTGTGCTGTTAAAGGAGGAGGCCAAGCAGTCAGTGATGGCTGTGATCGACAGCTTGGAGAAACTGAACCAGAATGGAGACTTTGAGACGGTTTTGCAGCACCTGGAGGTGGATGACGTGGAGCTGACAGAGTGGGAAAACTGTCTGAAGAGAttccaccaggaggaggagccGCAGAGGAGCTTGGAGTCAGAACTGGACAGCGTCATCACTGACGACATCATTGACTTTATTGACTCTGTGTTCAAGGAGAAGGAAGAACAGTGTCTGAGCAGCCTGCACCCCGGCTGTCTCACAGAGGGCAGCTTCTCCCCCTCTGAACTGTGTGAGCCGCAGCTCTTTCAGGCTCCGGCTCATGATGCCACATACTCTCCTGTGAACGGTCACTACCCTCACAGAGAAGATGCAGTCAGCGAAGCAGTGATTGGAGGGCAAAGCCTGGTCGGGTCTGCTCAGATGGTTGGTGGGAACCAGAAACTCTCCCACCAGGGTGCTCTGATCACTCAGGCGGACGGCATCCTGCCGCctcttcagcagctgcagctgcaggacatTTTCAGCCCATCCATCGAGCTCCCAGAGCTCACTGTTCCTAACATCTCCACTGGTGATGACCGTCCAGTTCTTCAGTCCTGCCGGCAAGCATCAATCAGGCCCACGAGCTGCCCTCAGGGCAGTTCTGTTCAAGTCCAGCAGCCAAACCAACGTCTGTTGCATCAGAGCAGTCTGCAGACACCTGTGCTGACAGGAGCAGGACAGATGCTGCAGAGTTCTGCTCCGCAACCTGGTGCAGCGAACATTCTGCCTGCCATGATTCCCTGTATTAGATTCAGTTCCTCACACATTATTCCTGCTGTCCACCATGCACCGTGTCTTCAAAAGACTGCAGGATTAGAAACGGACAATAGCCCCCTCCAGCAGTGGCCCCAGagtcagcagctgaagctgctgtATGCCAGCACCATGCCGAATGGACATGAGACCTTGTCCACATTCCAGAGCCAAAATACACCCAGCCAAACGTTCCCAAGTGCTGGATTTTGGCCAGGAAACATTACAAGACTGAACCAGACTGAGCAGGGGGGGCCGACAGCCCCCCACAGCAGCTGCatgtttcagcagcagctctctggCCCCGCAGGCCAAGACGTCCGCTCTCACCGTGCGCCTCCAGGTATCAGCATGGCCGACTTGTCCCTGGACCAGTATCCTCCTCAGAGCTCCTATTACTTCCAGTGGAGCCAGGAGCCTGCGGAGGGCCTGTCGACCGTCGGCCAGCAGCACGCCAACATCAACCCTCTGACTGCAGCGCCCGGCGCCGCCTCCATCCAACACAACCTGGACAGCAACACACAGACTCCGGTAAACAGCTCTGAACGCCAAGCACAACAGCGCATCAtcgggcagcaaacaaaacccaCACAGGTTAGCTGAAGTGTAGTTACCGTGGTCGCAGCAGGCTGCAAGCAGCAAGTGCCGGATGTCATCTGACACAAAGCACCGTGTGTGATTGGATAACTCAGGAACATTTCAAAAATGATTTGCAGAGCCTGGAGATGAAAAAGATGCTCTGTGAGTGTTTTATAGGAggcttaaaaataaagaaaacaggaattTTCTATGGTTGTCAGCTCCATCTACTGCACAAACCCAGAGAGGTCATTTAAATCCGGCTTCCGTTGTCATTTCTGGAATATGCaacttgaaaaaaatgtaaatgaaagttttatttagtgttgTAACGGGATCTTGTACCATTAGCTTGTTGGCACAGCTGTAAGAAGTTTCTTATAGTTGGTCAACATGTCTTTCATATTTCTGGAGGGAttctggcccactcttctttacaggAAAATCTCTAAAACCATCAGGTTTTTTGTAGTTGGTCACCAGGTTTGCTCACATCTCTGGTGGTATTTTAGGCCACTCCCCTTTACAGAAACTCTCTAAAACCTTTGAGTTTTGTGCAGGTAGTCACCAGGTTTGCTCACAGTTAAGGAGTTATTCTGGCCCACTCCCCTTTACAGAAACTCTCTAAAACATTGAGGTTTCTTGTGGTCGCTCTTCAGATTTGTTTGCACATCTTCAGAggttttggcccactcctcttaCCAGCTTACCTCTGTGTTTTCAGGTCTTAAAGAGCATTTCCTGTCCTCCAAACACAGCGTGTCACTTTAAGGCTCCTGCTTACTTACAGGCTTTCCTCCAAACCTTCTCTGAATCATTTTCTCCATCTGTCACGTCTGTAACTCACCTCTGATTGACTGCAACTCTGAAACGTCTCCACACACAACTCAGCGTGTGTTTGCAGCTGCGTATTTCTATTCTCTGCTGGaaccaaaaccagaaaaacGGTGACTAACAAAAGGGACATTTTCTGAGATTTGACTTTAGTCAGAATAACAATTTTGTGTGTGGTTTTAGGTTAATTTAAAGGTAACTAATATATTTCACAGGTATCAGCAGTCAGAAAGCTGAAATGACGAACAACACTTACAAACACAGTCACATTTTATAATATACTAAACATACTGAATGTGATTGTATCGTCTTGTAATTGGACACAACcgtaaaatatgagtttatgacgtgcaaatcattgctttctgtttttaccgACTTTTTATACAAAATCCCAACTTCTTTAGGATTGAGGTTGCAGTTAGCAACTTTTGAATCTCCAACATTCTGCCAAGTACTTCaagacattattttatttttattggtgaGACTAGTTTGTGTCCAGCGACATAATCTCAAAATAATTACACTCCcaagtttttataaatatatatagatggatagagagagagagagagagagagagagagagagacaaccACACACTGCTGAGCTCTCCTTTGACCAAAGAATTAAGGATTACGTGTTAGGGATTAGGGATTTGTGCAaagttttgtaatatttcagtGCATGTCATTGATAGTGTTCCCCTTCTCTGTTCAGAGTGATCGGGTTCCCGCTCCGCGCTCCGGAGTCTTCGTCAGTCCCGCCCTGATGGAGTAGAAGCCAAGCCTCGGCGGGGACGCCTCCACCTGCAGGACGACCCAAAATGCAGTATAGTTTGCCTGTATCAGTGCTTATCCACACGGCTTACAttataacatgttttttgtaTGCCTTTCTACCGTATATATCCactgtcctttttattttattttattttattttatttgttttgttgttttgttttgttttttttgctttctcagCTGTTGCTTGAGTGAAGATACACATTACTAAGAATGAAGTATGAATTCACAAGTGCATTTACCAGGAATCAGCTGGATGGAGCCAACCAAAGATGCTTTTTATAAGGGAAACCTGAATTATTTCCAAcatgttcaaaagaaaaaaaataattgaacctgatattttctttattttttaatgcaagcACTAAACTCTTTCTAAAagaattagtaaaaaaaaaaaaaaaaaaacgtcaacaGCTGTGCCttcaaattaatattattacagATGAATCATCTGTATATTTTAAATGGAACTGTCAAACTGGTTGATGTAAGTGtatatttatcttttgtaaCGTGGTCTTCTGACGATGTTTGTTACGTAAGAATGTCTGCTTTGGCACTTGAAGCCCCACGTGTGCAG
This genomic stretch from Kryptolebias marmoratus isolate JLee-2015 linkage group LG6, ASM164957v2, whole genome shotgun sequence harbors:
- the LOC108232480 gene encoding aryl hydrocarbon receptor, with product MFNNPGTYANKKRKKPVLKQKKLPESNEVVKSNPSKRHRDRLNGELDRLMDLLPFPEEVRSRLDKLSVLRLSVGYLRVKSFFKATMKNCNGSRQNPDAAGFSEGDLLLQALNGFVLAVTSEGLVFYVSSTVQDYLGFHQSDVIHQSVFELIHTDDRALFREQLHFALNPRPVEMDAELSQSCSNAVTYNPDQLPPDNSSFLERSFVCRFRCLLDNSSGFLALKFQGRLKYLHGQNLSRDNGASNKIQLALFAVAVPVQPPSIVEIRAKLLLFQTKHKLDFTPTGVNDRGKIILGYSETELCMKGSGYQFIHAADMMYCADNHIRMIKTGESGLTVFRLLSKSNGWVWVKANAKLIYKDRRPEFIISYQKAISNAEGEEYLRQRRLQLPFSCSTGEAILYNTGPTVDVSQFQFNKMFSSKDAKKDVAPGSLLDCFLRQDENIYAQTPDPSLPVDQLDPPLPVDLVFKDSHALVSVSSDMWQENRASTSTGEPVLLKEEAKQSVMAVIDSLEKLNQNGDFETVLQHLEVDDVELTEWENCLKRFHQEEEPQRSLESELDSVITDDIIDFIDSVFKEKEEQCLSSLHPGCLTEGSFSPSELCEPQLFQAPAHDATYSPVNGHYPHREDAVSEAVIGGQSLVGSAQMVGGNQKLSHQGALITQADGILPPLQQLQLQDIFSPSIELPELTVPNISTGDDRPVLQSCRQASIRPTSCPQGSSVQVQQPNQRLLHQSSLQTPVLTGAGQMLQSSAPQPGAANILPAMIPCIRFSSSHIIPAVHHAPCLQKTAGLETDNSPLQQWPQSQQLKLLYASTMPNGHETLSTFQSQNTPSQTFPSAGFWPGNITRLNQTEQGGPTAPHSSCMFQQQLSGPAGQDVRSHRAPPGISMADLSLDQYPPQSSYYFQWSQEPAEGLSTVGQQHANINPLTAAPGAASIQHNLDSNTQTPSDRVPAPRSGVFVSPALME